TTGAACGGCGGCGTGGACAGCCAGGCGCCGGTCGGGCAGATCGGCACGCAGATCGCTTGATGCGTGCAGCGGTCGGGGTGGCGGACCAGATGATCACGAACAACCATCATCGGTTTGACTCCTTCAAAAAGTCCCTGCGAGAAGATCTCGAACATGTTCTTGGCGCGGGACTCGTTCACTTCCATTCCTTCACCAGCTCTTTCAACCGGTCTTTCAATTCGGGGATCTGTTCCAGATTGTTGTGGATGGCTCCCAGAATCTTTTCCAACCTGGCCGCGCGGAGTGCCTCGCGGTCTTGCTGAACAAGCCGATCATACTCAGCATACGCCTGTGCATGCGTGCCTGCCAGGTGCGGACGGGCGTTTTTCAATGCCTCGCCGATCTCCCAGGGTTCCGGCGCAAGCGGCGGAGCCACGGCGAATGACCCGTCGGTGAAGACCAGCACCACGGCGCCCGGCTTGCCGGCCAGCGGCTCGACGGCCTCGACCGTCTTGCCGATGAGTTGGGTCCAGTCCGTCACCAGACCGGGGAACCGCTTCATAAACGCGACCTTTTCTGCGTTGGCTTTCCATTTGTCTTCGGTGGCCATGGTGTCGGCGCGGGCGAGCCGCGGACGGCTTACAGGTGCAGATGAGGGAGTCCGGGCGGGGTGCCTGGTTGATGATTGGGCATCAACAGCCGTTCGACAATCTCGCCCTTGACGATATGGCGTTCCATGATTTCCGTGACATCGGCCTCCGAGCCTACCCAATACCAGACCCCTTCGGGATAGATCACGACACTGGGGCCGTATTCGCAATGGTCGAGACAGCCGGCCTTGTTGGCCCGAAC
The DNA window shown above is from Nitrospira tepida and carries:
- a CDS encoding (2Fe-2S) ferredoxin domain-containing protein, yielding MSGFKHHIFVCINQRPKDDPRGCCANQGSERLHAFFKKEVERLGLKGMVRANKAGCLDHCEYGPSVVIYPEGVWYWVGSEADVTEIMERHIVKGEIVERLLMPNHQPGTPPGLPHLHL